In the genome of Puntigrus tetrazona isolate hp1 chromosome 8, ASM1883169v1, whole genome shotgun sequence, the window TGAACACATTCAAGATTTTGCTGCCTTTTAAGGCACTGTTTTTCAGCAGTATATACAGTAGAGAGCAACACCCcagcagacagacagcaggCTCTTCTGTGAACTCATGGTGAAGCCTCAAGCGCAGCTGATGACAGGCTGTGCTTATACGCCTAGTTCAATGGCCCTTTAATACACTAGGAGCACGTGTGAGCCAGATCCTTGTCgttacagccaatcagaacttCAGCGACAGTCAGCATCATGTTAGTTTTGCCAGCATGCTGTTTCTGATAAACTAGCCTTGGGAAAGACATGCTCTTTGCTTTCAGCTTGTAACCCAGCTGTGCATGTGCTGTTCAGCTGTTATTCTAGTACCTTCTGCCCCCTGCTGGAAGTCAACAGCCATTGAAAACTTTTCTCAATTTTCTTCTGAAAAATTCCAAGACTGTTAAATCAGTCTTTTTTCCCCACTTTGCTtgtaagataataataaatgatagtagtagtaataataataataatatttaatatatatatatatatatatatatatatatatatatatatatatatatatatattgtatgatTTACAGATCACATAGGCCTATACTTTATGATCTTATGATCTAAAAgtggcatttttttaaagcaattttttaaaaaaaacttgtcgTGTTGGCTCTTTTAACTGTTATTTCAGGCACaatttatataacttttaacacgtctttttgcttttttttaaattattttagaactACTGCTTCTGCATCAAATTTAtgtgccaaaataaaaaaaagaaaaaaaaaaactttttgttatGATTTCAGTATGGTTATTAATTTTGAGGTCATTGTGAGCTAGCTACtttcaactgaaataaatgccatgtttattgtttaaacctaaacctaagTATCCTATACTCAGTATGTCTGTTTTGACataaccatcaaaataaagtgttagcatatatttagcagacacactttactttaatactttaataaagaCTAGTTGACAGTAATTTATCAACAGCTGTCTAAAGGTCaccatcaaaataattaaactgaTGTTCTGAAAAAATTgttcaaagcaaatgtgtcatattatACATTCTTCTGATCTTGTggctgttttagaaaaaaaaaaagatttttattattattactttagtGATATTTGTCCACACACAGATATGAgacttataatgtattataactaTAATCCATTGTATATTGTGTGCATCATACTGTTAGAAGTTATAAACactaattgtaaatattataacaccTTAAACcgttcttatgaatattcatcaGATAATacatcatattattataattcatgttatttataatgcattattcattcattgtaatgccttaagaatactttttataaagtattatgttttttaaatgtttgttaattcAGTTAAACTCATTCACAGTTAATctataaattataatgtaaatgtgttatgtattattctttttttttttttatctctgcgCAGACTGAGGTGTAGATGTATCACCCGGTGCGAGCGCAGTATGAAGAAAGCAGGCAGGCCAGTGGGGAATAAGGCAGCAAGTGGAGGAGGTAAAGGTGACACGGTGACAACTGGAACCTCTGCTGGCAAAAGCGCTGTTAAAAGCCCTATCACAGCCCCGCTCTCCAAGGTAACATCATCCACCTGCACAGATCAACAACAGATCAACTGATATTTAGGTCACTCTGTTATTATAACTTTTTGTtgatttgttcatctttgatcgACAGGTCAAAAGCAATGATGATCTTCTAGCTGCTATGGCCGGGAGCAGTGCAGGGACAAACAGCAGTGTTGCCAAGGGCAAGAAATCAACCTCTACACACTCAACATCCTGCGGAACAAACACTAATAACCCTGACACAAACACCAAGACCAAGACCACCTCAGGTATTTCAATGTTTTGTTGAATTTAACCAAATAACTGTTTAGGCATTGTTTAGTCTGCTGctctgctgttttgtttttgtacttgtATTTGACGTTATTTCTTCACAAGGCCCATCTGGCAAACGGACTTCATCCACGGCCTCCAAGGAGTCAAACTCCTCACGTGATCGTTTGCGAAACTCCAGAAACTCCAGCAGTAAGAAGCAGTCATCCGCTGGTGCTTCTGATCGAACCCAGCCCAGGCATTCCCGTGGATTGGCCCAAACCTCAGATACAGAGAGCCGCATGAGCAAATCAAAGTCTGACGGGCAGTTAAGTGATAAAGTGGCCCTGGAGGCCAAAGTGAAAAATCTGTTAGGTCTGGCCAAGAGCAAAGACGTAGAAATCCTGCAGCTACGGGGTGAGCTGAGGGACATGAGGGTTCAGCTGGGACTGCCTGAGGTTAGACTCACTTACTTtacattgtaatataataatgttataaaatatgtcCTACTTgattgtgtttttggttttgacTTTGAATAAACAATTGAACAAAACAAGaccaaaaaaactatatagTTACAACAGAACTCTTGAATTTCTTATCATGTTAAATTCAGACTGCAGTCTCACAAACCAggtaaaatatagtttattttcataatgttCAGTGATACTGTAGATAGCAAAATAGCAATTCAGGAAAAtgtactaattaaaaattaattcatccTTTGTTCAGTTCTATTGTATCTACAAAAACAAGTGGCACAAAGacgaaaatgtatttgaaaaaactTTCAGTAACCCAATGCATGCTTTGTTTCCTATAGAAATTTCATAGATACGGTCACTTAGAGAATCCAGTTTCCTCCtcagagaaacaaataaataaaggtaattgTTCACTAAAGTTTAAAATTAGGGATGCAAGCCCCACCGTGTCACTCTGAGGTAGAAACAAGCTTCAATAGTGGCTCAAATAAAGGATATCTCTATGGTTTAAAAACATAGCATAATTTGGTCAGCTTGGGGAAGTTAGGATATGGATAGtaagtttatgtatttatgtgttgaCACAAGCACCAGGAATAGTGTTGGTGAATCTGTATCTGTGGCATTACTGTTAACTACCTCACCATGATTTTATGCTGCACCTAggaagatgaggaggatgagAGACCACCGGAGAGGGAGGCGGCTGCAGTTATTACAGCTGCAGATGTGGAATCAACTTTGCTGCTCCTGCAGGAGCAGAACCAGGCTATTCGTGGAGAGCTCAACctgcttaaaaatgaaaaccgcATGCTAAAGGATCGCCTTAATGCTCTTGGCTTTTCCCTGGAGCAAAGATTGGATGGGGCTGAGAAAACCTTTGGTTTTCTCTCCACCAGTCCTGAACTTTCCTCCTCTGGAGGTGGAGGAGGTCATGGAGACTGTGCCACTGTGGCCTCCTCTGTGGAGGGATCAGCACCGGGGTCCATGGAGGACCTCCTCACGGGGGGCCAGCGAAGTGGCTCGACGGACAACCTCGACAGCGAGTCCAGTGAGGTCTACCAAGCGGTGACCTCCAGTGACGATGCTTTGGATGCTCCCTCGGGCTGCGGCTCCTCGTCATCCTCTGAGTCTGAAGGTGGTGCTCCAGCATGTCTCAGTTCCTCTCGTAAGGGGAGCAGTGGAAACACCAGCGAGGTGTCAGTGGCGTGCCTTACAGAGCGCATCCACCAGATGGAGGAGAACCAACACAGCACGGCTGAGGAGCTCCAAGCGACTCTACAGGAACTGGCTGACCTGCAACAGATCACGCAGGAGCTAAATGGTGAAAATGAACGCCTGGGAGAGGAGAAGGTCTTGCTTATGGACTCCCTCTGCCAGCAGAGTGACAAACTGGAGCACTGTGGCCGTCAGATCGAGTACTTCCGCTCACTTCTGGATGAGCACGGTGTGGCCTACTCAGTAGACGAAGACATCAAGAGTGGGCGATACCTGGAGCTGGAACAGCGCTATGTGGAGCTTGCGGAAAATGCTCGCTTTGAGCGTGAGCAGCTTTTAGGTGTTCAGCAACATCTGAGCAATACTCTAAAGATGGCAGAGCAGGATAATGCTGAGGCTCAAAGTGTGATCGCAGCATTGAAAGAGCGCAACCATCACATGGAGCGACTTCTAGAGGTGGAAAGACAAGAGCGATCTGGCATGGCGGCGGTTCTGGAGGAGTGTAAAGCTGCAGTCAACAACGACCAAGCTGAGCTTAGTCGCTGTCGGGCATTACTTGAGCAGGAAAGGCAGAAGGTCGCTGAGCTTTACTCCATCCACAATGGCGGAGATAAGAGCGACATCCACAAGCTCCTTGAGGGGGTTAGGCTGGACAAGGAAAAAGCTGAATCCAAAGCCGCCAAACTACAGGACGATTTGGGCCATGCTCGCAATGAGGTGGCATGTCTGCAGGACACCCTTAATAAGGTGAGCGTAAGCACTGGTTTAGTTGCTTTAGGAACCATTAGTAGCCTGTTTGACAACTCCTTGTTTCCTCTTTTTGTGGTACAGCTGGATGCAGAGTACAGAGATTTCCAGAGCGAGGTGCAAAAAGAGTTAGCCGAGCAGAAGAGGGCTCTAGAGAAGCAACGTGAGGACATGCAGGAGAAAGAGACGGAGATCGGAGACATGAAGGAGACCATCTTTGAGCTGGAGGATGAAGTGGAGCAGCACAGAGCTGTCAAACTTCATGACAACCTCATCATCAGCGACCTAGAGAGTGTGTTTGATTTTTGCATCCTGATTTAATCTGCACAAatgtttcatgctttttttaaatgatatacttaaagggataattcacccaaaaatgaaaattaattttcattaattactcaccctcatgttgttctagAAGCATAAGAACAtcctcagaacacaaattaagatgaaatccaagagctgcAGGGCCCAGAAAGTTAGTAtggacatcattaaaacagtccagtggttcaaccttaattttataaagctacaGGAATAAtgtttgtatgcaaagaaaacaacaataataacttCAACAGTTTCCCTTTCATCCTCGGATGCTCAATCCTTTTTCCTGGAGATCTGCTTTCCTGCGGAGTTCAGTAATACACGTTTTGTAATTATCAAGTGTTTCTAAAGACGATGATTAGCttgtatttaattttggttGGTAAGCTTTGCAGGAAGGTAGATCTCCAGAAACATGATCGACCTCCACAAATTTATCTTAAGCTGAACTGTAGAACGTGGTTTTGCCGTATGAAACCGTATCCACTTACTCGGGAAGAGACTGTTTGAATCACACTTTAAAGCTATCAACCAAATTATACTAAAACACTTCTACccttttaaagatgattttctttCCCTGCGTAATGATTAAAAACCTGTGCGTCTTGCCTCCAGGAAGCTGTCTTGCAGTCAGCCAGACTGATAAATGCTAGATGCATCAGATAATGTGAATCTAGTCGTGGGAGTTTTAGGTACATGTTCAACATTAGGAGAGGTTCTAGTAATTGGTGTCTCTCTCGTATCACCACATGGTGGCGTCAGTAGTTTAAAAACGTGGTTTACTTATTGTCTTAATAGTATAACGTAGAAGTAATAGAATAATGTTTTAACATCACTTGACTTCTACGGATCATAGATATCGTTGGAgagaaaaatcctttttttacttgtaaactCTTACTGTGGTGGCATTTGGAACgagattaaaaatgcattatgttttattatgtaatcaATGTTGCTACAGTGCATTACTTTCATTATTCCCCCATGTGAACCCTGCATGCCCTCATTTCACATGCTCACTTGCTCTCTTTCCGGTTTCCTGGCAGATTCGATGAAAAAGCTTCAGGATCAGAAGCATGAcatggagagagagataaagataCTGCACCGCAGACTCAGGGTGAGTGCAAGCAGTCAAATGAGGACTCGGCTTTCACAGATAACGTCCGAAAGGATGTCCTCAGATTTGAAGTATAAAGCTAGGATAAAAccactggaaaaaaattaatttcttatttactTGCCTGTGGTACTAAATGTGTTAATGCATGTCTTTTAATTATTCTTACTAAGTCTGCACCTCTGCGCTTGTGCATTTATGTATGCTCAGGAAGAGTCAGCAGAGTGGCGTCAGTTCCAGGCAGATCTGCAGACTGCTGTGGTCATTGCTAATGACATCAAGTCAGAAGCTCAAGAGGAAATCGGTGACCTACGCCGCCGCTTGCAAGAAGCCCAAGAAAAGAACGAGAAGCTGAGCAAAGAACTAGATGAAGTTAAAAACCGCAAGTAAGTGTTAACAGCCAGTGCATAGTGTTGTGCTGCCAGCCTGTGAAATGTCAGTGACAAGCTACTAAGACTGTTGTTTTGGTGGTGAAGTCACTTGTTTTTAACTTCCTATCTCAAACACAAAATTATTAGTGCATTATCTTAGAAGCATATCTTACTGTTTTGGCTAGAATTGGTGGCATATTTTACAGGTGTTATCTGAGAGCACCTTGGTTTTAgttaaagggattgttcacccaaaaacttttattctgtcatttaatcattcacccttatgttgttccaaacccattcattcattttatgatgaattctgagagctctctaaCCCTCCCATAGATGGCAAGAATCCTAACATGATCAAGGTCCAATAAGGTCCATaagatattttttcataatatcagtttaattattttgatggtGACCTTTAGACAGCTGTTGATAAATTACTGTCAACTAGTCttcattaaagtattaaagtaaagtgtgtctgctaaatatatgctaacactttattttgatggttatGTCAAAACAGACATACTGAGTATAGGATACTTTGCAAGTATGTGAACATTATACCTATCCTCCctaagtctactaatactcttaggtttaaacaataaacatggcatttatttcagttgaaaGTAGCTAGCTCACAATGACCTCAAAATTAACTTCACAGGAAGCTCTCACACAACACTCAGCACCCAACTGCTCACAAAATGTTGCAAAGTACTGCGCAATTTCAAGATATGATATTGTCCATTATTAACAGATTTAATATGGCGTCCgtagttataaataataatactctTAGAAACTATAatcacaaatatgtaaatattataatgcattataatcgtttttatgattattcatgagatgttacaacatatttaatgaatgcattatgCATTGTTTATAATGGCCTTAttgtgtattataaatataggCTTTATAGAAAGTGTAAGATATTTATCTTAATTTGTCatacaaaaatgaacaaaagatttacaggttttgaacaacatgagggtgagtaatcattggcagaatttttatttttgcatgaactattcctttaattatattaatgtagcAGATGAGGGTCacataatcatttaaatttaataaagagTTTCCTGTCTGTGATTAGATGTAGCATCCATGTTGAAAATGTGACTCTGTACTGTCTCAAAGGCAAGACGAGGAGCGTGGACGTGTGTATAACTACATGAACGCTGTTGAGAGGGACCTGGCCGCTCTCCGGCAGGGCATGGGACTGAGTCGACGCCCCTCCACATCCTCCGAGCCGTCCCCCACAGTTAAAACCCTCATCAAAAGCTTCGACAGTGCCTCTCAGGGTATCTCGCCATTTGCTGGTCTTATTTCCATGTCATATGTATGGGGCATCTTTAACAGTCTAAAACCTGTTCTCAGGTCCTGGAGCTAATGCTACTGCAGTCGCTGCTGCAGCCGCTGCCGCCGCCACAAGCACAACTACGAGCGCCCCTTTACCTCGCACACCTCTCAGCCCCAGCCCCATGAAGACCccacctgctgctgctgtctcACCCATACAGGTACCTCAGAGTCACACAATGACACACAACATACTTCCACAGTGCTGCAGAGCCTCTTATTTTCACAGCAAAGGTCAAACAGTAGCATTCTGGCTcttttcctgcttttttttttttttctgaacttcgGAAGCCTCTGAGATAGCTGAACTTCCTTCTCCTGTGGGCCTCTTGACATTTCTCACAGCAACGGCTCATTTATGAGAGCTACAGAATTTCCATTGTGGGATGTTTGGTTTCCTTTTACGATTTATTTCTAGTTCAGCCATAACTTCTGATACTGTCTTGATATGAAACTGAGGTTTTTTTGCTTTCCATTCATGCAAGATCATGCCTTCCGTCCAAACCAAATGCTGCACATCTAGCTCAACAAAAGAGCTGTTTTTACATATTAGCCAATACTCTTAAAGTTGTCTCCAGATAGCTGAAATTAAAGGGATATGTTCAGTCTCTAGCTCATCACAAGAACTTTCATAGCTACTTTAACCTCATGCCATGCTGGTAGACCAAAGTATGAGCTtgcaaactgaaaaacacaacgAAGTGTAAATGTTTAAGTGACTTAAGCAGTTATTGCTATGCCAAGCTAGTAAGCTAAGCTGTTAGCATGTTGACTAAAGATAGAAAAAAGCTAAAGGGAAATGTTgatgattctttttttattttatttttttggtgacTTTTTCTGGCTCATccaaatgagcatttttaacTAATTTGAGCTATGCTAAGCAGCTAGTAGGCTAAGTTGTTAACTTGACAGGGGACTgactgaaaacacaaataagGCCAATGTTTAATTTGCTGTTACACATTTTTCTAGCTTATCAACTTAATTTGGTGCTATGCTAATCTAATAGACTTAGATGTTAGCTTGCTAACTAAAGggtgaatgaaaacacaaagaaagcaaTTTTTTACAGTCAGTAATATGATGTTATATGTAATTTAGAAGTAGGATTCTTGTCCTCTGGTACTACAGCTCATATTGAAATCATGCTAAGTTTGTTTACCAACTACTAATAATACCAACCTCATTTCTCACCTCAGTGCAAACTTTTTAAATTGACTGCATATATCAAAGTGACACCCTTAGAAATGTTCAGCTCTGGAGATATATAAGAGTGTGATTGACAGGCCATTATTGAAGTAAGGAGAGGGGAGGTAAGGACAGCAGACAAAGAGGAAATAGATCTAAAGTCATATCCTCCTGAGAGGCTAGCTGGAGTCTGTAGCTTTTGATTGATGTAGAAATCGAGTAGCA includes:
- the specc1la gene encoding cytospin-A, with amino-acid sequence MKKAGRPVGNKAASGGGKGDTVTTGTSAGKSAVKSPITAPLSKVKSNDDLLAAMAGSSAGTNSSVAKGKKSTSTHSTSCGTNTNNPDTNTKTKTTSGPSGKRTSSTASKESNSSRDRLRNSRNSSSKKQSSAGASDRTQPRHSRGLAQTSDTESRMSKSKSDGQLSDKVALEAKVKNLLGLAKSKDVEILQLRGELRDMRVQLGLPEEDEEDERPPEREAAAVITAADVESTLLLLQEQNQAIRGELNLLKNENRMLKDRLNALGFSLEQRLDGAEKTFGFLSTSPELSSSGGGGGHGDCATVASSVEGSAPGSMEDLLTGGQRSGSTDNLDSESSEVYQAVTSSDDALDAPSGCGSSSSSESEGGAPACLSSSRKGSSGNTSEVSVACLTERIHQMEENQHSTAEELQATLQELADLQQITQELNGENERLGEEKVLLMDSLCQQSDKLEHCGRQIEYFRSLLDEHGVAYSVDEDIKSGRYLELEQRYVELAENARFEREQLLGVQQHLSNTLKMAEQDNAEAQSVIAALKERNHHMERLLEVERQERSGMAAVLEECKAAVNNDQAELSRCRALLEQERQKVAELYSIHNGGDKSDIHKLLEGVRLDKEKAESKAAKLQDDLGHARNEVACLQDTLNKLDAEYRDFQSEVQKELAEQKRALEKQREDMQEKETEIGDMKETIFELEDEVEQHRAVKLHDNLIISDLENSMKKLQDQKHDMEREIKILHRRLREESAEWRQFQADLQTAVVIANDIKSEAQEEIGDLRRRLQEAQEKNEKLSKELDEVKNRKQDEERGRVYNYMNAVERDLAALRQGMGLSRRPSTSSEPSPTVKTLIKSFDSASQGPGANATAVAAAAAAAATSTTTSAPLPRTPLSPSPMKTPPAAAVSPIQRHSITGSMAAAKPLSSLTDKRPSYTDISMPAEHLLRAANGNRPASALQRVSSMDTSKTITVSRRSSEEAKRDISAPDGGPASSLMAMGSAAPPLSLSSSSSPTASVNPTARSRLREERKDPLSALAREYGGSKRNALLRWCQKKTEGYQNIDITNFSSSWNDGLAFCAVLHTYLPAHIPYQELNSQDKRRNFTLAFQAAESVGIKSTLDINDMVHTERPDWQSVMTYVTSIYKYFET